A genomic region of Glycine max cultivar Williams 82 chromosome 15, Glycine_max_v4.0, whole genome shotgun sequence contains the following coding sequences:
- the LOC100806199 gene encoding uncharacterized protein, translating to MAAASRRSSGPVLRTLSPAGRFRNSRPSPATTAFASSTSTFSARSTAFFQNRSSSPTRDNLYGSSSGSVPSVRFGSITPNSSISVAGAGRHSHHQKRTCMCSPTSHPGSFRCSLHKSFGSRSAVAAASPNRLNARRSAMTNSLVRIRGVEGELVKRALAALIRPSSHQQRRRGDFRPRPSRLSIMFTAKD from the coding sequence atggCGGCTGCTTCTAGAAGATCAAGCGGGCCAGTCCTCCGAACACTCTCGCCGGCGGGAAGGTTTCGCAATTCCCGGCCATCGCCGGCGACCACCGCCTTCGCGTCCTCAACTTCAACCTTCTCCGCACGCTCCACCGCTTTCTTCCAGAACCGTTCCAGCTCTCCCACACGTGACAATCTATACGGTTCTTCTTCCGGTTCGGTTCCCTCCGTCCGGTTCGGTTCAATTACCCCGAACTCTTCCATCTCCGTCGCGGGTGCCGGCAGGCATAGCCACCACCAGAAGCGGACCTGCATGTGCTCGCCGACGTCGCATCCCGGTTCGTTCCGGTGCAGCCTTCACAAGAGCTTCGGCTCGCGCTCGGCAGTGGCGGCGGCGTCGCCTAACCGGCTGAACGCGCGGCGGTCGGCGATGACGAACTCGCTCGTGAGAATCCGCGGCGTCGAAGGCGAATTGGTGAAGCGAGCCTTGGCGGCGCTGATCCGGCCGTCGTCGCACCAACAGCGCCGCCGCGGCGATTTTCGGCCGCGGCCGAGCAGACTCTCTATCATGTTCACAGCAAAAGATTAA